One window of Mangrovibacterium diazotrophicum genomic DNA carries:
- a CDS encoding glutamate--cysteine ligase, with the protein MTETEKQQIIRNKAQLVDYFERGNTPFDDWGIGTEHEKFLYKLGDFKRLPYESEVGIRTILQHFLSEGWNPIMEKEFLIGVKQNGASITLEPGGQFELSGKNFKTIHHTFVETRKHFDELSCICRDLGFFTLPMGVDPLWSVNDISWMPKERYAIMRNYMPTKGNLGLQMMSNTATIQVNLDYESEQDMIKKMRIAQALQPFASAIFANSPFSEGKPNGYLSYRTQIWNDTDPDRCGFQSFIFDEGFGIERWVDYLLDVPMYFIYRNGKYHASNGITFREFMQGKHQFAPTMEDWETHASTVFPDVRLKQYIEMRGADASCVKHIAALSAFWVGLLYDERSRNEAYELISGWNIDEIQDIRAQVPTKALKAATKNLDAGKISKLLYQLASDGLSRRAKRCGTNDESQYLNPVREITDSGLTQAERLLNCYRDDFDSNLIRLLENWREKQLQSCPVK; encoded by the coding sequence ATGACAGAAACAGAAAAACAACAAATAATCCGCAACAAAGCGCAACTGGTTGACTATTTCGAGCGGGGAAACACGCCTTTCGACGATTGGGGAATCGGTACCGAGCACGAAAAGTTCCTCTACAAATTGGGTGACTTTAAGCGGCTACCCTACGAATCGGAAGTTGGGATCAGAACAATCCTTCAACATTTTCTGAGTGAAGGCTGGAACCCGATTATGGAAAAAGAATTCCTGATTGGCGTGAAGCAGAACGGCGCGTCCATCACACTGGAACCGGGCGGTCAGTTTGAGCTTTCTGGTAAGAATTTCAAAACCATCCATCATACATTCGTAGAAACCAGAAAGCACTTTGATGAACTAAGCTGCATTTGTCGCGACCTGGGATTTTTTACCTTGCCGATGGGTGTTGATCCGCTGTGGAGTGTCAACGACATCTCGTGGATGCCCAAGGAGCGCTACGCCATCATGAGAAACTACATGCCCACCAAAGGCAACCTGGGACTGCAGATGATGAGCAACACGGCAACCATTCAGGTGAACCTGGATTACGAAAGCGAGCAGGACATGATCAAAAAGATGCGCATCGCGCAGGCGCTGCAACCTTTTGCATCGGCTATTTTTGCCAACTCCCCGTTTTCGGAGGGCAAGCCCAACGGGTATCTCAGCTACCGCACGCAAATTTGGAATGATACCGATCCTGATCGCTGTGGCTTTCAATCCTTCATTTTCGACGAAGGATTTGGAATTGAACGTTGGGTCGACTATTTGCTCGATGTGCCGATGTATTTCATCTACCGTAACGGCAAATATCACGCCTCCAATGGAATCACATTCCGTGAGTTCATGCAGGGCAAACACCAATTCGCCCCAACCATGGAAGACTGGGAAACACACGCGTCAACCGTATTCCCCGATGTTCGCTTGAAGCAATACATTGAAATGCGCGGCGCTGATGCCAGCTGTGTAAAACACATCGCAGCGCTGTCGGCTTTCTGGGTTGGATTGTTGTACGACGAACGCAGCCGGAATGAAGCTTATGAACTGATCTCCGGTTGGAACATTGACGAAATCCAGGATATTCGGGCACAGGTTCCAACAAAAGCATTGAAAGCGGCCACTAAAAATCTGGATGCCGGTAAAATTTCAAAATTGCTTTACCAGCTGGCCAGCGATGGCCTGAGCCGCAGAGCCAAACGCTGTGGCACAAACGACGAAAGCCAATACCTGAATCCGGTTCGGGAGATTACCGACAGTGGTCTAACTCAGGCAGAGCGACTGCTCAATTGCTATCGTGACGACTTCGATTCGAACCTGATTCGCCTGCTCGAAAACTGGCGCGAAAAACAATTGCAAAGTTGCCCGGTTAAGTAA
- a CDS encoding FeoB-associated Cys-rich membrane protein has translation MIQNIIALIIVAVVVIKVGYNTYKALITKEKGLCGGCASCDLKRELKKKGKLHPLNRQELKAFKKGEIRFAGKHD, from the coding sequence ATGATTCAAAATATTATCGCTCTGATCATTGTCGCAGTCGTTGTTATTAAAGTTGGATACAACACGTACAAAGCGTTAATCACCAAAGAAAAGGGATTATGCGGAGGGTGTGCAAGCTGCGATCTCAAACGTGAGTTAAAAAAGAAGGGAAAACTTCATCCGCTCAACCGACAGGAGTTGAAAGCTTTTAAAAAAGGTGAAATTCGTTTTGCCGGAAAGCACGACTAA
- a CDS encoding glutamate ligase: MEKSNYNFTPLPGYEQFEATTQIIIAEVLRRNLPLEIIDETNNLIAVTYEGKEYIIHEGTISDANSLIAYWISNDKWMTRQFLKRKGIRQANGVLLQNGYDSAVLKTISFPAVVKPADTDHGIAVSTNIRNNDELNEAVERAFRHSKRVIVEEYFAGQEYRFLVIDGKVRAIAFREPANITGDGIQSVEQLIAAKNQGRGTDYRHPLLQIKVDEEVQRHLKAQSIGMDTVLTKGEKIYLRKNSNLSTGGDSVDVTDNMPDFYKNIAEQAALAADLNIAGIDIIIDDWTAEPGEEHYIVVELNAPAMLSMHNFPYIGKNRQVEKYVLDSILRSK; this comes from the coding sequence ATGGAGAAGAGTAACTACAACTTTACACCTTTGCCCGGATACGAGCAATTTGAGGCCACTACACAAATTATTATTGCCGAGGTTTTGCGCCGGAATTTACCCCTTGAGATCATCGACGAAACCAACAACCTGATTGCCGTAACCTACGAGGGAAAAGAATACATCATTCACGAAGGCACCATTTCAGATGCCAACAGCCTGATTGCTTACTGGATTTCCAACGACAAATGGATGACCCGCCAGTTCCTGAAACGAAAAGGAATTCGCCAGGCCAACGGGGTGCTTTTGCAAAACGGGTACGATTCCGCTGTGCTAAAAACAATCAGTTTTCCGGCAGTGGTAAAACCAGCCGACACGGATCACGGCATCGCAGTAAGCACCAATATCCGGAATAACGACGAATTGAATGAGGCCGTTGAACGCGCCTTCCGACACTCAAAAAGGGTGATTGTAGAAGAGTATTTTGCTGGGCAGGAATACCGTTTTTTGGTGATTGATGGAAAAGTTCGGGCAATCGCTTTCCGCGAACCGGCCAACATTACCGGCGACGGCATCCAAAGCGTTGAACAACTCATCGCTGCCAAGAACCAAGGCCGGGGAACCGACTACCGCCACCCGCTTTTACAAATCAAAGTTGACGAAGAGGTGCAGCGACATTTGAAAGCACAGTCGATTGGAATGGACACCGTTTTAACGAAAGGTGAAAAAATCTACCTGCGGAAAAACTCGAATTTGAGCACCGGTGGCGACAGCGTTGACGTGACCGATAACATGCCCGACTTTTACAAAAATATAGCAGAGCAGGCAGCCCTGGCAGCTGACCTCAACATTGCAGGTATCGACATCATCATCGACGACTGGACAGCCGAACCGGGCGAGGAACATTACATCGTAGTGGAGCTGAACGCACCGGCCATGCTGTCGATGCACAATTTCCCGTACATCGGTAAAAACCGTCAGGTTGAAAAATACGTTTTAGACAGCATCCTGAGATCGAAATAA
- a CDS encoding S9 family peptidase — translation MKKLLFGLLLFGAANLVFAQNKISCSEWKTTDFIQMYLPAFAADGSTDGKKFERADLLEKAQLDERPETKSWPGLKLAGDSLLSAVDGENQLVQLAGYLTTDRWVKAKMTIATNALFELYLDGQKLKSQPKLSETSVDVDLTLETGKHQLFLKLISTDAKTKFAASLATANDLSEARLGWTTNEKRTFTIYDVLNGESISSAKISPSGKYVLVNYSEVIPGSGKTSKHARVYDLEQKKNVFVIRNAEGYSSGWMPKTDRLTYSVAKDGTSDLFIYDLNTGEEQKVASAIQDLGAVTWSPNEDFLIYSQSVEAEKHGDLKRVYGNDDRLPYFRNRSYLYLLDLKSGLVSPLTAGYLSASLQDIQLDGTKILFSTERMDYSEVPFSKQNLYEMDVQTMQIDTVWSEKPYGGSCQYSPDGKQLLVTGGPECFGDLGVNVSEGRIPNSYDTQLYLFNMETKKAEALSRDFDPAINNAYWSANGNIYLSVTEKDYVRLYRFNLKTKKYTPIELPVDVLGPIDYAREKSLAVFEGTSISSPEKLYMLNLERGKAELLDYPKEQQLADVEFGKNEDWNFTNATGTTIYGRIYYPVNYDPAKKYPLIVNYYGGTSPISRSFGGRYPANTWAANGYLVYILQPSGATGFGQDFSALHVNGWGRDAIDDIIEGTQKFLAAHPSADAQNVGCIGASYGGFTTMLLQTRTDLFKTAIAHAGISAITSYWGEGYWGYSYSAGATKGSYPWNRKDIYVDNSPIYNADKFQNSILLLHGTSDTNVPVGESLQYYAALKILGKDVEMVLVDGQDHHILDYKKRIEWHQTIMSWFDKKLKNQPDEWNEMYPDKQF, via the coding sequence ATGAAAAAGTTACTTTTTGGCCTGCTGCTTTTTGGGGCAGCTAATCTTGTTTTTGCTCAAAATAAAATAAGTTGCAGCGAGTGGAAGACCACGGATTTTATTCAAATGTACCTGCCCGCCTTTGCTGCCGACGGATCAACTGACGGTAAGAAGTTCGAGCGCGCTGATTTGCTAGAAAAGGCTCAACTGGACGAGCGCCCTGAAACAAAATCGTGGCCAGGGTTGAAACTAGCCGGCGATAGTTTGCTGTCAGCCGTGGACGGCGAAAATCAACTGGTTCAGCTGGCTGGTTACCTTACAACCGACCGCTGGGTGAAAGCCAAAATGACGATTGCAACCAATGCCTTGTTCGAGCTGTATCTGGATGGACAAAAACTGAAGTCGCAGCCGAAATTAAGCGAGACTTCGGTGGATGTGGATCTGACATTGGAGACGGGCAAACATCAACTGTTTCTGAAGTTGATCAGCACAGATGCCAAAACAAAGTTTGCGGCGAGTTTGGCAACGGCCAACGATTTGAGTGAAGCCCGACTCGGCTGGACGACGAACGAAAAACGGACATTCACCATTTACGATGTGTTGAATGGCGAAAGCATTTCATCGGCTAAAATATCACCATCGGGGAAATATGTGCTGGTCAATTACAGTGAAGTGATTCCCGGGAGCGGAAAAACGAGCAAACATGCGCGGGTTTACGATTTGGAGCAAAAGAAGAATGTATTTGTGATTCGCAATGCAGAAGGTTACAGCTCCGGCTGGATGCCGAAGACCGATCGGTTGACCTATTCAGTGGCGAAAGATGGTACGTCGGACCTGTTTATTTACGACCTGAATACCGGAGAAGAACAAAAAGTAGCCTCCGCAATTCAGGATTTAGGGGCGGTCACATGGTCGCCAAACGAAGACTTTTTGATTTATTCGCAGTCAGTCGAAGCCGAAAAGCATGGTGATTTGAAGCGGGTTTACGGTAACGATGATCGCCTTCCGTATTTCCGTAATCGTTCCTACCTGTATTTACTGGATTTGAAATCAGGGCTTGTTAGTCCGCTCACCGCAGGTTATCTGTCGGCCAGTTTGCAGGATATCCAGCTAGATGGCACCAAAATATTGTTCTCAACCGAACGGATGGATTACTCGGAGGTTCCGTTTAGCAAGCAAAACTTATACGAAATGGATGTCCAAACCATGCAGATTGACACTGTTTGGAGCGAAAAACCTTACGGTGGTTCGTGTCAGTATTCGCCTGATGGCAAACAGCTGCTGGTTACCGGTGGTCCGGAGTGTTTTGGCGATTTGGGAGTAAATGTGAGCGAAGGTAGAATCCCAAACAGTTACGATACCCAGCTCTATCTTTTTAACATGGAAACGAAAAAAGCAGAAGCGTTGAGCCGCGATTTTGATCCGGCGATCAACAATGCTTATTGGTCTGCCAATGGAAATATTTACTTGTCGGTAACCGAAAAGGATTACGTTCGCTTGTACCGTTTCAACCTGAAAACGAAAAAATATACCCCGATTGAATTGCCGGTTGATGTGCTTGGCCCGATTGATTATGCCCGCGAGAAGTCGCTGGCCGTGTTTGAGGGAACAAGCATTAGCTCACCTGAAAAATTGTACATGCTGAACCTTGAACGTGGAAAAGCTGAATTGTTGGATTACCCGAAGGAGCAGCAATTAGCTGACGTGGAGTTTGGGAAGAACGAGGATTGGAATTTTACGAATGCAACAGGAACGACTATTTATGGGCGAATCTATTACCCGGTGAATTACGATCCGGCAAAGAAATACCCGTTGATTGTGAATTATTATGGAGGAACATCTCCGATTAGTCGGTCGTTTGGTGGTCGTTACCCGGCCAATACCTGGGCAGCCAACGGGTACCTGGTTTATATTCTGCAGCCCAGCGGTGCGACAGGCTTTGGGCAGGATTTCTCAGCTTTACATGTGAACGGCTGGGGCCGTGACGCGATTGACGACATCATTGAGGGAACGCAGAAGTTCCTGGCAGCACACCCTTCGGCAGATGCTCAGAATGTAGGCTGTATCGGTGCTTCGTATGGCGGATTCACAACCATGTTGCTGCAAACCCGAACTGATCTGTTCAAGACTGCCATTGCGCATGCGGGCATTAGTGCCATTACCAGTTACTGGGGCGAGGGCTATTGGGGCTATTCGTACAGTGCCGGAGCAACCAAAGGAAGCTATCCCTGGAACCGCAAGGATATTTATGTCGACAACAGCCCGATTTATAATGCCGATAAATTTCAGAATTCAATCCTGTTGTTACACGGAACTTCTGATACCAACGTGCCTGTTGGTGAGAGTTTGCAATATTATGCAGCCCTGAAGATTTTGGGAAAAGATGTGGAGATGGTGCTGGTTGACGGGCAGGATCACCACATTCTGGATTACAAAAAACGGATTGAGTGGCACCAGACGATAATGTCGTGGTTCGATAAAAAACTGAAGAACCAACCGGATGAGTGGAATGAAATGTATCCGGATAAGCAGTTCTGA
- a CDS encoding ABC transporter ATP-binding protein, which yields MFSKLKFVFKYTHQYRWWYTGGIIFLALTVWASITIPEFIQKTIDLIAAGKAGNESEFQRNVLIIVGLAVTLILVRSLSRILIFVPARLIERNLKGEMFKKLASFPKAYYDENSTGSIISRINNDINGVRMITGFGILQIVNIILSLSLTPYKMWQLSPALTLYCVIPMVVIFVTVRVGMAVMVKYTHLRMGTLQSLSGKTISFLSGNAVIKSFNIYNYAEEEVQHDNLKLFDEGMKISWIRSFIMPLLANLGQILKILVLLVGGLYVIDAKFTIGELTAYIAYAALLAQPIMGLGWVLTIFQQGMVGIDSIQTILSRKGADDERQSLVKEEKEKLFESEIKFENLSYTFHNAEKPALENISFTIKPGQIIGVTGQVGAGKTTLINCLNGYLRPEKGMIYFGKKDAAEMKSEDIRSVVRTVSQEVFLFSDTIENNVAFGSEKAATKNEFDEVIFKSAFREELARFGQKEKTLVGEKGIMLSGGQKQRLSLARALYTPCELLILDDVFSAVDTDTERFLIKQIVENNAAKSLVIVSNRISVLEKTDYTIVLEDGRMAAQGRPDELLKTSDFYREIAQLQKEK from the coding sequence ATGTTTTCGAAATTAAAATTTGTCTTTAAATACACGCATCAATACCGCTGGTGGTACACTGGTGGAATTATCTTTTTGGCTTTAACGGTCTGGGCATCGATCACTATCCCTGAATTTATCCAAAAGACAATCGACCTGATTGCTGCCGGAAAAGCCGGCAATGAATCGGAGTTTCAGCGGAACGTTTTAATCATTGTCGGGCTGGCTGTCACCTTGATCCTTGTTCGCTCGCTCTCGCGCATTCTGATTTTTGTTCCGGCGCGATTAATCGAGCGGAACCTCAAAGGCGAAATGTTTAAAAAACTCGCATCGTTCCCCAAAGCCTATTACGACGAAAACTCGACCGGCTCCATCATTTCCCGAATCAACAACGACATCAACGGGGTGCGCATGATCACCGGTTTCGGGATTCTTCAAATCGTCAACATCATCCTGTCGCTATCGCTGACCCCCTATAAAATGTGGCAACTGTCGCCTGCCCTCACCCTGTATTGCGTCATCCCGATGGTCGTCATTTTCGTGACCGTGCGCGTTGGAATGGCTGTCATGGTGAAGTACACGCATTTGCGCATGGGAACCTTGCAGAGCCTTTCTGGAAAAACCATTTCATTTTTGTCGGGGAATGCCGTTATCAAAAGCTTCAACATTTATAATTATGCCGAAGAGGAAGTTCAGCACGATAACCTGAAGCTGTTTGACGAAGGCATGAAAATTAGCTGGATTCGATCGTTCATCATGCCTCTGCTTGCTAACCTCGGACAGATCCTGAAGATCCTTGTTCTGTTAGTTGGTGGTTTGTATGTGATCGATGCGAAGTTCACCATCGGAGAACTCACGGCCTACATTGCCTACGCCGCCCTGTTGGCGCAACCAATCATGGGACTCGGCTGGGTGCTGACCATTTTCCAGCAAGGGATGGTGGGGATAGACAGTATACAAACCATCCTGTCGCGCAAAGGTGCGGACGATGAGAGACAAAGTTTGGTGAAGGAGGAAAAAGAAAAGCTTTTCGAGTCCGAAATCAAATTTGAAAACCTGAGCTACACTTTCCACAACGCTGAAAAGCCAGCACTTGAAAATATCTCGTTCACCATAAAACCCGGACAAATCATCGGGGTTACCGGACAGGTTGGTGCCGGAAAAACAACTCTGATTAACTGCCTGAATGGCTATCTCCGCCCCGAAAAAGGCATGATTTATTTCGGGAAAAAGGACGCTGCCGAAATGAAAAGCGAAGACATTCGTTCTGTTGTGCGGACTGTGAGCCAGGAAGTGTTCCTGTTCTCAGATACCATTGAAAATAACGTTGCCTTTGGATCAGAGAAAGCAGCAACGAAAAACGAGTTCGACGAGGTTATTTTCAAAAGTGCCTTCCGCGAAGAACTGGCCCGCTTTGGCCAAAAAGAAAAAACACTGGTTGGCGAAAAAGGAATCATGCTTTCGGGCGGACAAAAACAACGACTGAGCCTGGCTCGTGCGCTTTACACGCCTTGCGAATTGCTGATTCTGGATGACGTTTTCTCGGCCGTGGACACCGACACCGAACGTTTTCTGATCAAGCAGATCGTGGAGAACAACGCGGCCAAAAGCCTGGTGATTGTTTCGAACCGAATCAGCGTGCTGGAAAAAACAGATTATACTATTGTATTGGAAGACGGACGAATGGCTGCGCAGGGAAGACCTGATGAACTGCTGAAAACATCGGACTTTTACCGGGAAATCGCTCAATTGCAAAAGGAAAAGTAA